The Bacteroidota bacterium genome contains a region encoding:
- a CDS encoding PKD domain-containing protein: protein MKKILTFLNSKVPSLKGWIACLLLFFAATQAKATFTIWADTVSGTNGSQVDVSVKVREFTDIISLQGTFQWNVAVATYNSTVAYNLPFLSGSNFGTAQIGTGRLTFSWNDNNVTGITVPAGTTIFKIRFNLVGSGGSTTPVSIVNSPTPIEVVDLSFAPIPFVVNPGKIDVTGGGACAITNLSAGTQTACNPGTNTYTQQVTVTYNNAPGTGTLNVAGQSFAITSSPQTVTLTGLTANGAAVNVTSNFSASPGCALTANNLFTAPASCSSGIFKIFADSVSGNTGSQVDVPIRANEWTNLIAAQGTVSWNTSIATYNSMTFFGLPSMSLSNFGTTQVGTGKLTFSWNDPTLIGVTVPDSAIIFTIRFNIVGTPGSQTPVSFVNTPTPLEFTDNSFTVIPHTTRNGNIRVNGSVPQFKIFADSVQGPTLTTVDLPVRANDFNNLIAMQGTVDWGGTTVATYNSIPFFGLPNMSLSNFGTTQIGTGKLTFSWNDPTLVGVTVPDSAILFTVRYNLVGAPGAVTPVTFANTPTPLEFTDNTFAVIPHTTRNGQLKIVAAGNTITTGTVTGSPFCAGATFNLPFTITGPYIAGNVFTAQLSNASGSFGSPVTIGTLVSTTAGTIVCTIPGGTATGTGYRVRVVSSTPAIVGSDNGVNITINAIPATPTVSASGPLTFCAPGTVVLTSSSPTGNVWSPGGATTQALTVSTSGSYTVSVTTSGCTSAASAPVVVTVNAAPSTPTITPSGPTTFCAGGSVNLTSTAATSYLWSPGGSTAQSVSVSASGSYTVQVTGSNGCTATSAPTVVTVNALPATPTITPSGPTTFCAGGSVTLTSTAGTSYLWSPGGATTQAISATTSGSYTVQVTNGAGCTATSAPTVVTVNPLPATPVITASGPTTFCAGGSVTLNSSSPVNNVWTPGGATTASISATTSGTYSVVVNNGGCTSLPSNSITVTVNPLPSTPVITPSGPTTFCTGGSVTLTSTAANAYLWSPGGSTAQSVSVSASGSYTVQVTDANGCSATSAPTVVTVNPLPATPVITASGPTTFCAGGSVTLNSSSPVNNVWTPGGATTASISATTSGTYSVVVNNGGCTSLPSNSITVTVNPLPSTPVITPSGPTTFCTGGSVNLTSTAANAYLWSPGGSTAQSVSLERERFLHCPSDRREWLFGDVGTYGGDRQSTSSNACDHGIWSDDLLRWGKRHAEQQQPVNNVWTPGGATTASISATTSGTYSVVVNNGGCTSAPSNSITVTVNPLPSTPVITPSGPTTFCTGGSVTLTSTAANAYLWSPGGATTQTLSATTSGSYTVQVTDANGCSATSAPTVVTVNPLPATPVITASGPTTFCAGGSVTLNSSSPVNNVWTPGGATTASISATTSGTYSVVVNNGGCTSAPSNSITVTVNPLPSTPVITPSGPTTFCTGGSVTLTSTSANAYLWSPGGSTAQSVSVSASGSYTVQVTDANGCSATSAPTVVTVNTSAVTPTITPSGPTTFCTGGSVTLTSSVASGYVWNPGGATTQGITVGTSGTYTVQITDVNGCTATSAPTVVTVNPIPATPSITASGPTTFCSGGSVTLNSSSPVNNVWTPGGATTASISATTSGTYSVVVSNGGCTSAPSNSITVTVNPLPSTPTITPSGPTTFCTGGSVNLTSTAANAYLWSPGGSTAQSVSVSASGSYTVQVTDANGCSATSAPTVVTVNPLPATPTITASGPTTFCAGGSVTLNSSSPSNNVWTPGGATTASISVTTSGTYSVVVDNGGCVSAPSNAITVTVNAAPATPTISASGPTTFCTGGSVTLTAPLATSYLWSPGGATTQAITVSANGSYTVQVTNALGCSATSAPTVVTVNSSAVTPTVTPSGPTTFCTGGSVTLTSSAASGFVWSPGGATTQSINVSTSGSYSVQITDVNGCTATSAPTVVTVNPIPAAPSVTAGGPTTFCAGGNVVLTSSVALGNTWSPGGATTQAITVTTSGSYTVTQTVSGCTSPASAPTVVTVNPIPATPTISASGPTTFCAGGSVVLTSSSPTGNVWSPGGATTQSITVSASGSYSVQVTTSGCTSAASAPIVVTVNPTPAAPTVSASGPLTFCAGGNVVLTSSATSGNTWSPGGATTQAITVTTSGSYTVTETASGCVSAASAPVVVTVTPAPAGPVITPSGPTTFCVGGSVTLTSSASNGNLWSPGGATTQAITVNTSGTYTVTQTVLGCTSAPSAPVTVTVNAVPATPSISASGPTTFCAGGSVTLTSSNPSGNLWSPGNQTTQTITVTASGNYTVMATALGCSSATAVPVTVTVNPVPSTPTVSASGPTSFCIGGSVTLTSSSATNNTWSPGGATTQSITASASGSYTVQVSNGFGCTATSAPTVVTASAQPSTPTITPSGPTTFCAGGSVTLTSSSATNNSWSPGGQTSASVLVTGNGTYTVVVTNQGCASNPSAPVTITVQPLPVAQYTATTAGLNATFTDNTLNTPISWSWNFGDGNTSTLQNPTHTYAAAGSYSVCLTATNACGINVSCQTVTVCQPPAAAFSNTANLLQLSFADASTGVPTSWSWDFGDGGTSTSQNPSHTYAAPGTYNVCLTATNACSTSTSCQNVTVVCPPPVAGFSTIVLGFQANFTVQSTSTGTPTYSWDFGDGGTSVLFNPSHTYAVGGLYNVCLTMTTECGTDTYCDTISVACPTPGTDFSFAGNLSSMAFTDLSSNSPNAWAWDFGDGGTSTLQNPTHAYAVVGLFYVCLTATNDCGASTMCHDVDVISGVEDALEWSEVGLFPNPTRDRFTVAGTTAKPGVLLIEVTDLYGRQLIHHTAQAGANFSEEIAVDGLAASVYIVKVTRGAQSRIFRLVKE, encoded by the coding sequence ATGAAAAAAATCTTGACATTTTTGAATTCGAAGGTTCCTTCCCTCAAAGGGTGGATCGCTTGTTTGCTCTTGTTTTTTGCCGCCACTCAGGCCAAGGCCACGTTCACGATCTGGGCCGACACCGTCAGCGGCACCAATGGCTCGCAGGTGGATGTAAGCGTAAAGGTGCGTGAGTTTACCGACATTATTTCACTTCAGGGCACATTTCAGTGGAACGTGGCTGTCGCGACTTACAACAGCACCGTTGCCTACAACTTGCCGTTTTTGTCCGGATCCAATTTTGGAACCGCACAAATCGGAACCGGTAGGCTGACCTTTTCGTGGAATGACAACAACGTCACCGGCATCACGGTGCCGGCAGGCACGACGATTTTCAAAATCAGGTTTAATTTGGTGGGTTCAGGTGGCTCAACCACACCGGTTTCAATCGTCAATTCTCCGACGCCGATTGAGGTGGTCGATCTGAGTTTTGCTCCTATACCTTTTGTGGTCAATCCCGGGAAAATTGACGTGACAGGTGGTGGTGCTTGCGCGATTACCAATCTCTCGGCTGGTACGCAAACAGCTTGCAATCCAGGGACCAATACCTATACGCAGCAGGTCACCGTGACCTATAACAACGCGCCTGGAACGGGAACGCTGAATGTCGCCGGACAAAGTTTTGCCATTACAAGCAGCCCCCAAACCGTGACTTTGACCGGTTTGACGGCCAACGGCGCTGCGGTCAACGTTACATCCAATTTTTCGGCATCGCCGGGTTGTGCCTTGACTGCCAATAACTTGTTTACAGCCCCGGCTTCTTGCTCGTCGGGCATTTTTAAGATATTTGCGGATTCTGTCAGTGGAAACACCGGTTCGCAAGTAGATGTTCCCATCCGTGCAAACGAATGGACCAATCTGATTGCAGCGCAGGGCACGGTTTCCTGGAATACCTCCATCGCAACCTACAACAGCATGACCTTTTTTGGATTGCCAAGTATGTCGCTGTCCAATTTCGGGACGACGCAGGTGGGAACGGGTAAACTGACTTTCTCTTGGAATGACCCCACATTGATCGGTGTCACAGTTCCTGACTCGGCGATCATTTTCACCATCCGATTCAACATTGTGGGCACACCTGGCTCACAAACCCCTGTTTCTTTCGTCAACACACCTACGCCGCTGGAATTCACCGACAATTCGTTTACGGTCATTCCGCATACCACCCGCAACGGAAATATCCGGGTGAATGGCTCGGTTCCGCAATTCAAAATCTTTGCGGATTCTGTTCAAGGCCCGACACTTACCACGGTGGATCTTCCTGTGCGCGCCAACGACTTCAATAACCTCATTGCGATGCAAGGTACGGTAGATTGGGGCGGCACAACGGTGGCAACCTACAATAGCATCCCATTTTTTGGCCTTCCCAACATGTCGCTCTCCAACTTCGGGACGACGCAAATCGGCACGGGAAAACTGACCTTTTCTTGGAATGATCCGACACTTGTGGGGGTCACCGTCCCGGATTCGGCGATTTTGTTTACGGTACGGTACAACTTGGTGGGCGCGCCAGGGGCAGTCACGCCGGTCACCTTTGCCAATACACCCACACCACTGGAATTTACCGACAATACCTTCGCTGTCATCCCGCATACCACGCGCAACGGCCAACTCAAGATCGTGGCCGCAGGAAATACAATCACCACTGGAACCGTAACAGGTTCGCCCTTCTGCGCCGGCGCCACTTTCAACCTTCCTTTCACCATTACCGGGCCGTATATTGCCGGCAACGTTTTTACGGCGCAGCTCTCCAACGCCTCGGGTAGTTTTGGTTCGCCAGTGACGATCGGCACGCTTGTGAGCACGACTGCAGGCACCATTGTTTGCACAATTCCCGGCGGTACCGCCACGGGAACAGGCTACCGGGTACGTGTCGTTTCCAGCACCCCTGCGATCGTGGGCAGCGACAACGGCGTAAATATCACGATCAATGCAATTCCTGCGACGCCGACGGTTTCGGCCTCCGGTCCGCTGACATTCTGTGCACCGGGTACGGTCGTACTCACGAGCAGCAGCCCAACCGGGAATGTTTGGAGTCCGGGTGGCGCGACGACACAAGCTTTGACGGTGTCGACAAGTGGATCCTATACGGTATCGGTGACAACGTCAGGATGCACCTCAGCAGCCTCTGCGCCAGTGGTGGTGACGGTAAATGCAGCGCCATCGACGCCCACAATCACACCTTCGGGGCCAACGACATTTTGCGCAGGTGGTAGTGTCAACTTGACCTCCACGGCTGCGACTTCCTATCTGTGGAGCCCCGGTGGGAGTACAGCGCAGAGTGTGAGTGTGAGTGCGAGCGGTTCCTACACCGTTCAAGTGACGGGTAGCAATGGTTGTACAGCAACCTCTGCACCTACGGTGGTCACGGTGAATGCTTTGCCCGCAACACCGACGATCACGCCCTCCGGCCCAACGACCTTTTGTGCAGGTGGAAGTGTCACGTTGACATCCACGGCTGGCACAAGTTATCTCTGGAGCCCCGGCGGAGCGACAACGCAAGCGATTTCGGCGACGACTTCAGGTTCCTACACGGTCCAAGTCACCAATGGTGCAGGTTGCACTGCTACCTCAGCACCGACGGTCGTGACGGTCAATCCACTTCCCGCAACACCTGTAATCACAGCTTCCGGTCCGACGACCTTCTGCGCTGGCGGAAGCGTCACGCTGAACAGCAGCAGCCCCGTCAACAACGTCTGGACACCGGGCGGCGCTACGACGGCTTCGATTTCAGCGACGACGAGTGGCACTTATTCGGTTGTCGTCAACAACGGCGGCTGTACTTCTTTGCCTTCGAATAGCATTACGGTCACCGTAAATCCATTGCCTTCGACGCCCGTCATTACGCCTTCCGGTCCGACGACCTTCTGCACGGGCGGCAGCGTGACCCTGACTTCGACCGCAGCGAATGCCTATCTCTGGAGCCCTGGCGGGAGTACAGCGCAGAGTGTGAGTGTGAGTGCGAGCGGTTCCTACACCGTCCAAGTGACCGATGCCAATGGTTGTTCGGCGACGTCCGCACCTACGGTGGTGACGGTCAATCCACTTCCCGCAACACCTGTGATCACGGCATCCGGTCCGACGACCTTCTGCGCTGGCGGAAGCGTAACGCTGAACAGCAGCAGCCCCGTCAACAACGTCTGGACACCAGGCGGTGCTACCACAGCTTCGATTTCAGCGACGACGAGTGGCACATATTCGGTTGTCGTCAACAACGGCGGCTGTACTTCTTTGCCTTCGAATAGCATTACGGTCACCGTAAATCCATTGCCTTCGACGCCCGTCATTACGCCTTCCGGTCCGACGACCTTCTGCACAGGCGGCAGCGTGAACCTGACTTCGACCGCAGCGAATGCCTATCTCTGGAGCCCTGGCGGGAGTACAGCGCAGAGTGTGAGCCTTGAGCGCGAGCGGTTCCTACACTGTCCAAGTGACCGACGCGAATGGTTGTTCGGCGACGTCGGCACCTACGGTGGTGACCGTCAATCCACTTCCAGCAACGCCTGTGATCACGGCATCTGGTCCGACGACCTTCTGCGCTGGGGGAAGCGTCACGCTGAACAGCAGCAGCCCGTCAACAACGTCTGGACACCGGGCGGCGCCACAACAGCTTCGATTTCAGCGACGACGAGCGGTACCTATTCAGTTGTCGTCAACAACGGCGGCTGTACTTCTGCGCCTTCGAATAGCATTACGGTCACCGTAAACCCATTGCCTTCGACGCCCGTCATTACCCCTTCCGGTCCGACGACCTTCTGCACGGGCGGCAGCGTGACCCTGACTTCGACCGCAGCGAATGCCTATCTCTGGAGCCCCGGCGGGGCGACGACACAAACCTTGAGCGCGACCACAAGCGGTTCCTACACGGTCCAAGTGACCGACGCCAATGGTTGTTCGGCCACGTCCGCACCTACGGTGGTGACGGTCAATCCACTTCCCGCAACACCTGTGATCACGGCATCTGGTCCGACGACCTTCTGCGCTGGCGGAAGCGTGACCCTCAACAGCAGCAGCCCTGTCAACAACGTCTGGACACCAGGCGGCGCTACCACAGCTTCGATTTCAGCGACGACGAGCGGTACCTATTCAGTTGTCGTCAACAACGGCGGCTGTACTTCTGCGCCTTCGAATAGCATTACGGTCACCGTAAACCCATTGCCTTCGACGCCCGTCATTACGCCTTCCGGTCCGACGACCTTCTGCACAGGCGGCAGCGTGACCCTGACTTCCACTTCCGCGAATGCCTATCTCTGGAGCCCTGGCGGGAGTACAGCGCAGAGTGTGAGTGTGAGTGCGAGCGGTTCCTACACCGTCCAAGTGACCGACGCCAATGGTTGTTCGGCAACGTCTGCTCCTACCGTCGTGACCGTCAATACCTCCGCAGTGACCCCTACAATAACCCCATCCGGCCCGACGACCTTCTGTACGGGTGGAAGTGTGACGTTGACATCCAGCGTAGCCAGCGGTTATGTTTGGAATCCCGGCGGCGCGACCACGCAAGGCATCACGGTCGGCACAAGCGGGACCTACACCGTGCAAATCACGGATGTCAACGGTTGTACTGCCACCTCAGCGCCAACCGTGGTCACCGTCAATCCAATTCCTGCGACACCTTCGATCACGGCATCTGGTCCGACGACCTTCTGTTCTGGCGGAAGCGTCACTTTGAACAGCAGCAGCCCTGTCAACAACGTTTGGACTCCCGGCGGCGCGACAACTGCATCCATTTCGGCGACGACAAGTGGCACATATTCTGTGGTTGTGAGCAATGGCGGATGTACTTCTGCGCCTTCGAATAGCATCACCGTCACGGTAAATCCTTTGCCTTCGACGCCAACGATCACGCCTTCCGGTCCGACGACCTTCTGCACGGGCGGCAGCGTGAACCTGACTTCGACCGCCGCGAATGCCTATCTCTGGAGCCCTGGCGGGAGTACAGCGCAGAGTGTGAGTGTGAGTGCGAGCGGTTCCTATACCGTCCAAGTGACCGACGCAAATGGTTGTTCAGCAACCTCAGCACCGACGGTAGTGACGGTGAATCCACTTCCCGCAACACCTACGATCACGGCATCTGGACCGACGACCTTCTGCGCCGGCGGAAGCGTGACCCTCAACAGCAGCAGCCCGAGCAACAACGTCTGGACACCGGGCGGTGCGACGACTGCTTCGATTTCCGTGACAACGAGCGGAACTTATTCGGTGGTCGTCGACAACGGGGGTTGTGTTTCTGCGCCTTCGAATGCCATCACGGTGACCGTGAATGCGGCTCCTGCCACACCTACCATCAGCGCATCCGGCCCCACCACGTTCTGTACTGGCGGATCTGTAACGCTGACTGCACCATTGGCAACGAGTTATCTCTGGAGTCCAGGCGGTGCCACCACACAGGCCATCACGGTCAGTGCCAATGGTTCTTACACGGTGCAGGTAACCAATGCATTGGGTTGCTCGGCAACTTCGGCGCCCACCGTTGTTACGGTCAACAGTTCGGCGGTGACGCCAACGGTAACGCCTTCCGGTCCGACGACCTTCTGTACAGGTGGCAGTGTCACCCTGACTTCCAGTGCGGCAAGCGGATTTGTCTGGAGCCCCGGCGGCGCCACGACGCAATCCATCAACGTTTCGACAAGTGGATCTTATTCGGTCCAAATCACCGATGTGAACGGCTGTACCGCTACGTCTGCACCTACAGTTGTGACCGTGAATCCTATCCCGGCAGCACCCAGCGTTACAGCGGGCGGTCCGACGACCTTCTGCGCTGGCGGAAACGTCGTCTTGACCTCCAGCGTAGCCTTGGGCAATACTTGGTCACCCGGCGGTGCTACGACACAGGCCATTACGGTGACCACAAGTGGTTCCTATACGGTGACGCAAACGGTATCGGGATGTACTTCCCCGGCATCTGCGCCTACCGTCGTGACGGTAAATCCGATCCCGGCAACCCCGACGATTTCGGCGTCTGGACCGACGACATTTTGCGCAGGCGGCAGCGTCGTGTTGACCAGTAGCAGCCCGACGGGCAACGTTTGGTCTCCCGGCGGCGCGACGACGCAATCAATCACGGTTTCTGCCAGTGGATCTTACAGCGTCCAAGTAACAACCTCTGGTTGTACATCGGCGGCCTCAGCCCCAATCGTCGTGACGGTGAATCCTACACCAGCCGCGCCTACGGTTTCCGCCTCAGGTCCGTTGACGTTCTGCGCAGGCGGAAACGTGGTATTGACATCCAGTGCGACATCCGGCAATACTTGGTCTCCAGGTGGCGCAACGACACAGGCCATTACGGTCACCACATCTGGATCCTATACGGTCACCGAAACAGCTTCCGGCTGTGTTTCAGCTGCCTCAGCGCCAGTGGTGGTCACTGTCACCCCTGCACCTGCCGGACCCGTGATCACACCCAGCGGCCCAACGACCTTTTGCGTAGGCGGCAGCGTAACGCTCACCTCCAGCGCTTCCAATGGTAATCTTTGGTCACCGGGTGGTGCCACGACGCAAGCAATTACGGTCAATACCTCCGGCACCTATACGGTGACGCAAACGGTTTTGGGTTGTACTTCGGCACCTTCTGCGCCTGTGACCGTCACCGTGAATGCTGTTCCTGCAACGCCTAGCATTTCCGCATCCGGCCCCACGACCTTTTGTGCTGGCGGATCGGTGACATTGACCAGTAGCAACCCTTCGGGCAACTTGTGGTCTCCTGGAAATCAGACGACGCAGACGATAACAGTGACCGCATCTGGAAACTATACCGTCATGGCGACGGCCTTGGGTTGCAGTTCGGCAACGGCCGTTCCAGTCACGGTAACCGTGAATCCGGTACCTTCGACACCTACTGTTTCAGCATCCGGTCCGACGAGCTTCTGTATTGGGGGCAGCGTCACCTTGACGAGTTCGAGCGCCACCAACAATACCTGGAGTCCTGGCGGAGCAACGACGCAGTCGATCACGGCATCAGCTTCAGGTTCCTACACCGTCCAAGTCAGTAACGGATTTGGTTGTACAGCGACATCGGCCCCGACGGTTGTCACCGCAAGTGCCCAGCCATCGACGCCGACGATTACGCCAAGCGGCCCAACGACATTCTGTGCTGGGGGAAGCGTAACGCTCACATCGAGCAGCGCAACCAACAATAGCTGGTCACCTGGCGGTCAAACCTCTGCTTCGGTTTTGGTGACTGGCAACGGTACCTACACCGTGGTCGTGACCAACCAAGGTTGCGCAAGTAACCCGTCTGCGCCGGTGACGATTACCGTGCAGCCACTTCCTGTTGCGCAATATACCGCGACCACGGCTGGCTTGAACGCAACATTCACCGACAACACCCTCAATACGCCGATTAGCTGGAGCTGGAATTTTGGGGACGGAAACACCTCCACCTTGCAGAATCCGACGCATACTTATGCTGCTGCGGGCAGCTACAGCGTCTGTTTGACAGCGACGAATGCCTGCGGAATCAATGTCAGTTGCCAAACGGTGACGGTTTGCCAGCCGCCGGCGGCAGCCTTCAGCAACACGGCCAATTTGCTGCAATTGTCGTTCGCAGATGCTTCCACGGGTGTACCGACTTCTTGGAGCTGGGACTTTGGTGATGGCGGAACTTCGACTTCGCAGAATCCAAGCCATACCTACGCTGCGCCCGGCACCTACAATGTCTGCCTCACAGCAACCAATGCTTGTAGCACAAGTACGAGTTGCCAGAATGTGACCGTCGTTTGTCCACCGCCAGTGGCTGGCTTTTCGACAATTGTCCTCGGCTTTCAAGCCAATTTCACCGTTCAGAGCACTTCTACAGGTACACCGACATATTCGTGGGACTTTGGCGATGGCGGCACGTCGGTGTTGTTCAACCCCAGCCATACCTACGCTGTCGGCGGATTGTACAACGTCTGCTTGACGATGACGACAGAATGCGGTACGGATACCTATTGTGATACCATTTCGGTGGCTTGCCCGACGCCTGGAACGGACTTTTCCTTTGCTGGAAACTTGTCGTCGATGGCCTTCACGGACTTGAGCAGCAATTCCCCGAATGCCTGGGCTTGGGACTTTGGCGACGGCGGGACGAGTACACTTCAAAATCCGACGCATGCTTATGCTGTGGTTGGCCTGTTTTATGTTTGTTTGACGGCAACCAATGATTGCGGAGCCTCAACGATGTGCCACGATGTGGATGTCATTTCCGGTGTGGAAGATGCCTTGGAATGGTCAGAAGTGGGGCTTTTCCCGAATCCTACACGGGACAGGTTCACGGTAGCCGGGACCACGGCAAAGCCGGGTGTCCTGCTGATTGAAGTGACTGACCTCTATGGTCGTCAATTGATCCATCATACCGCTCAGGCGGGGGCCAACTTCAGTGAGGAGATCGCTGTGGATGGGCTTGCGGCCTCGGTTTATATTGTGAAGGTGACACGCGGAGCGCAATCTCGCATATTCCGCTTGGTCAAAGAATAA